GGGAGGTCTGCAGTGCCCCcgatttgaacttttttttttacaccccccccccccccccgccccccttcacTGTTTTCGTTTCAGGCGAGAACAACTTCTGCCAAATCCTGTATGACCACACCACCTCCCCTccggcccctcccagcccccctggGCCTCAGAGCCCTgaggtgccccccaccctccccagtccCTGTCCCGAAACAGCCCCCGCCCGGGTCCCTGGGGCCCCTGAGCCCTCGCCCGCCATCGCCAAAGCCAAGGAGTTTGTGGCCGACATCTTCCGCAGGGCCAGAGAGGCCAAGGGTGGGACCTCGGAGGAAGCCCGGCCGCCCCCCTGCCCGGGGCCCTCGGGCAGTCGCTGCCGCCCGCCCTCAGAGCCCCTGGCCCCGTGTGGGGAGGTGGTACCCCGAGACAGCCCCCCTGCGGCGGAGGCACCAGCCCCTGAGCCCGGCTACGTCAACTACACCAAGCTGTATTACGTGCTGGGGTCCAGCGAAGGGACCGAAGCGGAGGATGGTGAGCTGGGAACCCACCCGGTGGGCAGGGCCCCAGGCATGGGAGGCCAGCCAGGCCTCccaccacccctacccccacttCCTGCCCCCTCAGAGTTCGAGGATGACAAGATCTCCTTGCCCTTTGTGGTGACTGATCTCCGTGGCCGCAATCTGCGGCCCATGAGGGAGCAGGCTGCCGTCCAGGTTGGTGCCAGTGGGGGGGCAGGCCTAGGGGCGGCCCCTGGGCAGCCTGCTGGGGTGACAGCTGATGCAGTCTTGCCCTCCGCCCGCTGCCCACAGGGTCAGTACCTGACGGTGGAGCAGCTCACGCTGGACTTCGAATACGTCATCAATGAGGTCATCCGCCATGATGCCACCTGGGCCCACCAGTTCTGTTCCTTCAGTGACTACGACATTGTCATCCTCGAGGTGGGCCCAGGGagggaacgggggggggggggggggggggcccggggcctCTCTTTTCTGGGCACCCCCCCCAATAACTGTCACTGTCCcactgcctgccctccccccccgcgcccctgccccccaggtcTGCCCGGAAACCAATCAAGTCCTCATCAACATCGGCCTGCTGCTCCTGGCGTTCCCGTCCCCCACTGAGGAGGGCCAGCTCCGGTGAGTGAGCGGGATGCCCCTCGCCCCCGCCCAGCAGCGGGCCGCGCTCGGATACTTCAGGGGAGTGGGCGAGTGGGGATGTGAGAAgacttcccctgccccccaaactcCATTACTGTTCCAAAGACAGAAGCCCCCCAGGGTTGCCTGGGTCCCAGCTGAGGGACCCGTTGGTCCCGTCCCTTTCTCCTTTGCTCCTCACCCACTGCAGACCAAAGACCTATCACACCAGCCTCAAAGTGGCATGGGACCTCAACACAGGCATCTTCGTGACAGTCAGTGTAGGCGACCTGACCGAGGTCAAGGGGCAGACCAGGTGAGGTGGGactggggctggggcgggggggggggggggggcgggccgggggggggggtgggcggccTGGGTGATGAGAGCCCTCACCCCCTTGCCCTCAGCGGCAGTGTCTGGAGTTCATACCGCAAGAGCTGCGTGGACATGGTCATGAAGTGGCTGGTGCCTGAGAGCAGCGGCCGCTACGTCAACAGGATGACCAACGAGGCGCTGCACAAAGGTGGGCCCCGTGACCCGACGGCGGTCAGGACTGAGGTCCTTACCCTGGTGCCATGCCAGGCCTGGAGCGGGTGCTGATTCCCAAGTGTTCCTGAGCGGAGGAGTCCGCTGGCTGTGCCACTGGACACGGTGgaatgggggtgaggggaggagggcaggcccGGCGAGGTGAGGGGCCGGCTAGGAGAGGACCCGGCAGGCGTGGCGCCCGGGGAACCGCGGCCAGTCCTTCGTTCAGCAGACCTTTGCCGGGTGGCCGCAGGGTAACGCAGCAGGCTCACTGCCTTCTGGAACCTCGTGTGGCCCAAATCGGATCGGGGAAAGAGGCGGACCCCTCCCACAGCCTGGGCCCGCAGAGACCCCACGgctcccttctgccccttccctgcagggTGCTCGCTGAAGGTTCTGGCAGACAGCGAGAGGTACACGTGGATTGTGCTGTGAGGGCCCGGCCGCTCTGGGCACTGACTCCAACTACCTCCGCGGCCTGGGAGCTGGCCGCCTTCCTGGCAGCCTCTCCCCGGCTGGCCGGCCGACCGGTGACCGACTGACGACGGCACTAGTGTTAGGctgtggggaagggggctgggtggggcagCCCCTGGTGGCCTAAGAGTCTGGACGCTTCTTATTTATGCCTATttaagttgggaaggggcagagggagggagccccctgccccaccagcctCAAGCGCCCACCTTCACCCCGCGCTGGGCACAGGCCCTTGCTCTTTGCGCGTCTGCCCCTTTCCTTGGCTACAGGTGTGGACGTTGCCCCCCGGGGAGGCCGAATGGACCCctttcccctgccctgcccatccccgcctcccccacctgAGGTGGCAGACCTCGTGgccatcccctccccctgcccgtcATTCCTCTTcatgtaataaatgttttatttctgagccTCACTGAATTCCCTTTGCTGCCGCTCGGGGCCCAGTTGGAGCCCCCAGCCCCGAGGCCCCTCGAGTCAGCAGTAGCCAAATATCACAGCGGAATTTATTGTGTTTTAAGAAAGACTACAAAAAGGTAGAAAACAGCTCGGCACACTAGACTACCACACGCGTGGACACTTTCACGGCCAGGAGAGGGGAGGCCCCGAGGGCaggggggacggggtgggggtgggccacCCCAAAAGCTGTAGCACGCGGAGCAcacaaaatagtgattttttatACAATAggttcaggtttttcttttttttccttttttttgttcttttcttttttgctttttgctttttgccaTAAACATCTATCTCACAGGTTGAAGACACTGAGAAAACCGGAACAGATAAGGCCATGATGGttggaaaaaaaccaacaagttACCAACTCCGCTAGGGCGGCTCACAAAAATCGCACAATAGTcgtgtggggggcggggcgcacTGCACGGAGGAGAAGCACAGTCTCCTGGGAGAGGAGGAGCGCGGAGGTTCCATTACAAACCAGAGGCGGGCGGCCTGGGACACTGGGGTCTTGGATCTGAGGGAGTGGAGCCCCCAGCCTGGGCCGGGACGGGCGCGGGCACTTCTGGACCCCACTGCCGGCAGCAGGCCCCTCGGGGCTCCCACGCCCAGCCCCGCCTGCTGCTCTTTGGAAGCTGGAGGCGGCATCCCCCGGGGCCACCCTACCCCCCCGACCAGGCCAGGCAGTGCCCACCTCTAGGGCTGCGGGGCAAGGGAGGGCCCAGCTCTGGAGAAGATGCGACACCCACGGCTTTAATTGCACTTATACCAAGGAGTGGGGAGCGGTGGGGTTGCTGGGGGAGGGGTCCCGGGGCTGCTGCTGACAGTGGGGGTCCCCAGGTGACGCCCACCTGTGCCCACCTGGGGCTCAGGGTTGGGCCCAGGACAGACTGTGCAAAGCCAGCGAGCTGAATAAGTTAACGGTTCCACAAGGGAGGGGGGGCCTGCCTGCTTGCCCcctgggatgggagagggagatgctgAGGCCTCGGAGGCCAAGGAGCCAAGCTGGCTGtcccacggggcacctgggcacGGAGGCGGGTTCCTTAAGGCACGTCTTTTGTGTCAGTTTGCAGCTGCGGCTCCGCCCCGGCCCTGTGATTGGTGCCGGCCCCACTGGGGGCGGGGACCCCCTAGCCTTCCCTGTCTTGGAGGCCCCCATCCCGGCCCTGGCCGAGGCTGGAACGGTGACAGCGAAGCCACAGAAGCTGTGAGGGACCCTGGCGTGGAtgggcggcgggggcgggcggggcggggtggggggaggccgcGGGCTTAGCTGGAGGGCAGCGCCTGCACGAAGAGGCCCCGTGTGTCTGTCCTTGCCAACTTGGCCGGCGGCTCCAGGGCGTCCGGGCCCAGCGCGGGTGACTCTCCGCCGGCCGCCAGTGAGATGTCCTGTGGCAGCTCGTCCtcgctctcctcctcctcttcctcctcctcgtctGGGGCACACAGAGCAGGTCCGGCTCAGCGTGTGGCGGCCGCACCCCCAGAGCACCGTGGGCACCTCCTCCGCCCCGATCCCTCTGGGTCACCGCCCCTTGGACTCAGGCCCTGGGTAGGGACGCGCCCCGCCTACCTTTGTCCGGGTCAAGGGGGTTCAGCGAGGTGGTCAGGTTGGCGAACTGCAAGGAGGCAAGACAAGGGGTGAGGGTCCCGCCAAGGGTGGGGGGGGCCCGCCCGCGCCCTGGGCGCCCCGCCGCGCGCACCTCGCCCATGACGGCGATGGGGGTCTCGCCCTTGGCCTGGGCCACGCGGTGCTCGATCAGGTAGTACATGTACTCGTCGTAGAGCAGCCGGATGAGGTGGAAAGACCCAAAGCTGGCAGCGCTGCGCAGGGTCAGGTCCCGGATCACCATGGAGCTGTAGGCGGCGGCGGGAGAGGAGACCGTCAGGCCCGGCCCCGCCTCTGGCCCCCGTATAGTACCGCAAAGACCCCAAGCGCCGGCAAGCCCGGCGACCCGGGCGCGGCCTCGCGCTGGCTCCCCAAGGGCTTCCGTCAGTGACAGCAAACGGTCATCACCCAGCCCACCGCCAACAGGGCCTCCGCCTTCGTAAAAGGGCACCTGAGCCCcagggagggcgggggcgggggcgggggcggggaggggggggaggtcTTCTCCCGTCCCAAATTCCCCGAGGAGGCGGGGCCTCCTGTGATCCCATTCTGACCCGCCCCCGGAGGGGAGGGGCCGTCCCTAAGCCCCCGCCCTCAGATCAGGGtcctcccaccccgccccttcCCGCCGGGATCGCGCAGGGCCCGAGCGCACCTGTAGAAGGACCACTTAAGGAGGAAGAGCTTGGCGGCCTTGGGGAAGCCGGCGCTGCCCTGGTAGGGCTTAAGCACCTGGCTCACGACGCCGTCCAGCCAGGCCGCCCACTGCTCCAGTGAGTTCTGCTGCTGCAGGGTCACCTTGAAGTCCTGCTCCAGACGCTGCACCACGCGGTCCTCGCAGCGGCATACCCACGAGGCCTGCTCCTGCAATACAGCGGGCACGTGCCCGCGGCTCAGCCACCGCCCCGTGGCCGCCCCGCGCTCACCGGCTCCGCCGCGCGCTCACCTGCACGTTGGCGAAGTCCACGCGGTTGAGGTCGCTCAGCATCTGGTTGATCTGCGCGGTGTTCTGCAGCACTGCCCGCGCCGCCTGCGCCAAGTGGTTGAGCGACGTGTAGCGTCGCAGCGTCTGCGCGAAGGCACCGGCCGCCGCCAcctgcggggcggggggagggggggaggcttGTGGCTTGTGTGGAACCCACCTCCACCCCCGCCATCCCCTGCCCCACACACTGCaacttctctgatcctttctttctcctgaaagGGAGGGATGTATCTTGTCGTTTTTGTTGGGAAATCAAGGGGTTTGGGATTTTCAAACTTTGGGTGGACACCCAAAGtatgggacaaaaaaaaaaaaaaaatcaatgcaatgTGTCTGACcagattatttcttttcttttaaattttatttgagcgagagagaaaaactgtgcacacgagcaggggagagaggggagagggacagagggagggagggggagagagggggaagagagagagagagagagagagagagagagagagagagagagagagaattccaagcaggtgccacgctcagcccagagccagatacggggctcaatcccacaaccctgggatcatgacctgagccaaaatcaagagtcagaagctcaaccgactgagccacccaggtgccccgtgttattatttttaattaaaggacaCAATACAAACTCTGAGGGCACTGCCTAGAAAGGGCATTGCTTGGATTGTTATTCCTTTGAGTGTCAGGGAGGGTGGGGTTTTGTTCATCTCTGTCATTGCTGTGCTCCCAGCATTGAGAACCgtgctggcacacagcaggtgctcaataaatgcatgctgaataaatgaatgaatacatgagtcTTGCCAGTTCTGAAGGGCTTCCCCCTGGATCCAGCTTCTACTCTTTccacccatcacccccccccccccccagtgtgcAGTGCACTCAGGGGTGATGCTTCAGATGTCCGGTTCTGTACGACTGTCTTGTTACCATTTTAAGGACAACAAAAcaacccttttcttccttttacttttttcgCTCAAGAGCAAGCACGTCGCATCTAATCCCTCACATCTAAGCAGTGAATGTGCAGCATTGATGCAGAGGGCCATTATTCTGTTACCTTATAGAtggggcttccccccccccccccccccgttgaaACCGTCTGAAGAGAACTACTTCAAGctgcatttggtttttatttttttaagatgttggATCGTGTACAAAAATACCACCAAGGGGTTGCGTTTCAGAAGTGGGCACCTGAGGAAGCCGGTTTGTAAAGACAACACCCAAAGCTCACTCTGAGGGAACAGGAACTGCCTCTCTAACGGGGAGGGGAGACCAAGGCCCCCAGCCCACAGTTCCATGGCCaggagggaggagctgggctGTGCACCCAGGCTGGCCGCTCGGCCCGCCCTCACCTTCACACGCAGCATCTCCTCTGGGATGTTCACCATGGCGTGGGTGAGCCAGCTCTCCAGGCTCTTGGCAAAGTTCCGGATCGCTTGGGTCAAGGCACCTGTGGGCGGCAGCGGGGGCGTATCAGGAccgcaggggggaggggggaggcgggaggggggtgtgtgtgtggccgCGGCGCACTCACTGGGGATGGGCCGCAGCACGTCAGGGATGAGGATCTCCACCAGGCCCTGGTACAGCACGTTGTCACAGTGCTTGGTCCACTGTAGCACTGGGTCAAACTTGGAGAGGAGCACCAGGCTGGCCTTGGGCAGCCGCTTCTCAGCCTCGTCGTGCCTGTGGACACCCACCCCGCCCCTGAGGTCAGGCTGACACGGGCCCCGATGCCCCCGGGGTCAGACGGGCACAGGCACCCACCCGCTGCGGGGAGGAGACGGCCCGGCGAGGCGCGCTATCCCCCCGCGCCGTCAGGCCGACACACAGGCACGCTCCGGGGTGGGGGTCACAAGGCCACGTACACCCCCCAGACTGCAGGGGCTCGGGCAGATGCCCCCCTTCTACATGATGGCCGAGGTCTGGCTGCCCCGGCCCCGGGTGCTGCTGACTCACACAGTGccccacttccttccctcctccccactcccaccgaGGGACTCACACGGCCAGCGGAGGCGCCTCGTTGGGCTGGCTGAGGTTGTACCTCCAGAAGGTTTTCCACAGCGTCTCCACCAGGGTGAACTGCAGGTTCACCATGACGTCGACAATGGCCTGTTGGGGAGGCCGGATGCTCAGGGACGGGGCGGGCGTGGGACAGCATGgccttccctcacccctgcccacccagccGGCTGCCCTACCTCACAGTGTTCCCGGTACAGGACCTGGAAGGCCTTGATGTCCCCAGGCCCGACGCCCTCGGGGAGCACTTTGCCCTGGAGGTCAAGCTCCGAGAAGTCAGGGAGACTCCTCGAGGCATCTGGAGGCGGGAGGAGACACCGTGAGGCCTTTATCCTCTACCTGcacgcacccctcccccacccccccgccaggCCTCTCCCCGGGATCGTATCAGGGTGTCATCAACCTCCTCCCCagcagggcccccccccccaacccgccgCAGGCAGTGGGGGACAATGAGGCTCtgcggcaggggcggggggacaAGGGAACCATGTGCATGCTCTCCGGAGGCCTCGGACCTGCCCCAGAGCCCGCCCCGCGGGCCAGGACACTCTCACCCAGAAACTGCTGGTACTGCTGCACCTGCGCGCTGATGTCCGACAGCCCCGCGGCCTGCGGCCCCACAGCCACGCCGTTCGTCATGCCCTCCATCTTCTGGAGGGGCTTGAGCCTGCAGAGGGGGCGGTTGGGGCCCTGAGACAGGCCAGcaagccctgccccccccccacccccgcccgcgcGGGGCCGCCCCTTCCCGCTACCTCTGCTTCTGTGAGAAGGGCTGGCCCCGCATGGCCATGTGCTGCTGGTCCTCCATCAGTCGCAGCAGGGGCGAGCTGGCCTTGATCCGCAGGCCGTAGTAGTGGTATTTGGAGTTGCCcctggggggaggcagagggtgagggccAGGCTGCgcccggggtggtgggggggtggagggctcCGGTTGTTCGCCGGGCCCTTCCCGtcacccctgcctcctctccGCTTGGGGGACGAACAGCCCGGGGGCGAGACCCGTGTTCCACAGGGCCGAGCGGGCGCCGTGCTGCGGAAGGACAGGGGCTGTGGGTGTCAGGCGAGGTCCCCACGTGCCAACGGCCTTCTGGGAAGGCGGGGCCGGCATCGGAGGGCACGCCTGGGCCCCTGACGCAGGCACAGGCCGGGAGCTCCGCACGGACTCGTAGACTAATAGTTATAAGGACACCGCGGGCCCTGGCCTGAGCGCTCCGCACGCACAAAGGCCCGTGTTCCTCAGCCCTATCCCCTGAAGGGTGCTCCTGGCACCCTCCACAGACAGGTGAAGAAGAAACCGCGGCACAGAGAGACGGTCAGGCACGTGCAAGCGAATGAGGCAACGCCTAAGCTGGGAACTGGACCGGAGAGATGAGCAGGGCTCACCCCAGGGAGGTGTGGGCGTTGcaaaggagaagaagggaagagtGGGTTCGTGGGATGGCTCCTTGTTCCTCCCTACATGAATGCACTCGAAGGCCCTGATTTAAGCACCAACCGTGTGCAGCTCCTGCATTTTAGCATTGGGAAGCCAGATCAGAAACAAGAGAAGGGAGTAACCCAGAGTCATGTTGGATGGTGCTCCTCCGTAAGGAGAAaaagcaagcggggaagggggcggtctggggagtcagggaggtgggaggtgggaaggcTGCAGTTTTAGTTAACGGGGCCAGGCGGCGTTTGAGGAAGAATACGGGGGAAGAGTGCGTGAAGGAGAAGGCGTagctggtgcaaaggccctggggtgggaatgTGTGGGTGTGACGGGAAGGGGCCAGTGAGTGAGGGCGTGACAGGGGTAGCCGAGGCCCTGGAGAACTTGGGAGACGGGGCAGGCTTTGCGGCTGTCGGGGGTGGGCGGCCCACCTGGTGCCCAGCCGTCGGGTGCGCAGGCCCATGAACACGGAGCGGATGAGCTTGCCGAAGGAGGCGGCGTTGACGGGCTCCAGCTTCTGCTCCTGGCAGTGCAGCAGGTAGTGGCAGTAGAGGGTGCTCCGTGGCAGGCTCACACCCTCGGCCGTCTCATAGTTGTCTAGGAGCCACTGAACCTGGGGCCGGACCAGGGACCGAAGAGCATGAGGCACTGCTTTAGTTTCTGGAATACTCATTGTGAAGTGTTCTCtgtacctattttcttttcttttgttaatgtttatttatttttgagacagagagagagagagcacaagcaagggaggggccaagtgagggggacagaggatccaaagcgggctctgcgccaacagcagtgaactcacgaaccctgagaccgtgacccgagctGCAGGTGGAGGTtcgattgactgagccacccaggcgtcccttctctctgtgcccattTCCAATTGTGACGCTGACAACCA
The Panthera uncia isolate 11264 chromosome A2, Puncia_PCG_1.0, whole genome shotgun sequence genome window above contains:
- the DCAF15 gene encoding DDB1- and CUL4-associated factor 15; this translates as MAPSSKSERNSGAGSGGGGPGGAGGKRAAGRRREHVLKQLERVKISGQLSPRLFRKLPPRVCVSLKNIVDEDFLYAGHIFLGFSKCGRYVLSYTSSSGDDDFSFYIYHLYWWEFNVHSKLKLVRQVRLFQDEEIYSDLYLTVCEWPSDASKVIVFGFNTRSANGMLMNMMMMSDENHRDIYISTVAVPSPGRCAACREASRAHPGDPSAQCLRHGFMLHTKYQVVYPFPTFQPAFQLKKDQVVLLNTSYSLVACAVSVHSAGENNFCQILYDHTTSPPAPPSPPGPQSPEVPPTLPSPCPETAPARVPGAPEPSPAIAKAKEFVADIFRRAREAKGGTSEEARPPPCPGPSGSRCRPPSEPLAPCGEVVPRDSPPAAEAPAPEPGYVNYTKLYYVLGSSEGTEAEDEFEDDKISLPFVVTDLRGRNLRPMREQAAVQGQYLTVEQLTLDFEYVINEVIRHDATWAHQFCSFSDYDIVILEVCPETNQVLINIGLLLLAFPSPTEEGQLRPKTYHTSLKVAWDLNTGIFVTVSVGDLTEVKGQTSGSVWSSYRKSCVDMVMKWLVPESSGRYVNRMTNEALHKGCSLKVLADSERYTWIVL
- the RFX1 gene encoding MHC class II regulatory factor RFX1 isoform X4 gives rise to the protein MRASETVSEASPGSTASQTGVPTQVVQQVQGTQQRLLVQTSVQAKPGHVSPLQLTNISVPQQALPTQRLVVQSTAPGGKGGQVSLTVHGTQQVHSPPERSPGQANSSSSKTAGAPAGAVPQQLQVCGVQQSVPVTQERSVVQATPQAPKAGPVQQLTVQGLQPVHVAQEVQQLQQVPVPHVYSSQVQYVEGGDASYTASAIRSSTYPYPETPLYTQTAGASYYEAAGTAAQVSTPATSQAVASSGSVPMYVSGSQVVTSSASSAGGASGGASGTGGGGGGGGGGGGSGGGGGGSGAGTYVIQGGYMLGSASQSYSHTTRASPATVQWLLDNYETAEGVSLPRSTLYCHYLLHCQEQKLEPVNAASFGKLIRSVFMGLRTRRLGTRGNSKYHYYGLRIKASSPLLRLMEDQQHMAMRGQPFSQKQRLKPLQKMEGMTNGVAVGPQAAGLSDISAQVQQYQQFLDASRSLPDFSELDLQGKVLPEGVGPGDIKAFQVLYREHCEAIVDVMVNLQFTLVETLWKTFWRYNLSQPNEAPPLAVHDEAEKRLPKASLVLLSKFDPVLQWTKHCDNVLYQGLVEILIPDVLRPIPSALTQAIRNFAKSLESWLTHAMVNIPEEMLRVKVAAAGAFAQTLRRYTSLNHLAQAARAVLQNTAQINQMLSDLNRVDFANVQEQASWVCRCEDRVVQRLEQDFKVTLQQQNSLEQWAAWLDGVVSQVLKPYQGSAGFPKAAKLFLLKWSFYSSMVIRDLTLRSAASFGSFHLIRLLYDEYMYYLIEHRVAQAKGETPIAVMGEFANLTTSLNPLDPDKDEEEEEEEESEDELPQDISLAAGGESPALGPDALEPPAKLARTDTRGLFVQALPSS
- the RFX1 gene encoding MHC class II regulatory factor RFX1 isoform X7, which translates into the protein MRASETVSEASPGSTASQTGVPTQVVQQVQGTQQALPTQRLVVQSTAPGGKGGQVSLTVHGTQQVHSPPERSPGQANSSSSKTAGAPAGAVPQQLQVCGVQQSVPVTQERSVVQATPQAPKAGPVQQLTVQGLQPVHVAQEVQQLQQVPVPHVYSSQVQYVEGGDASYTASAIRSSTYPYPETPLYTQTAGASYYEAAGTAAQVSTPATSQAVASSGSVPMYVSGSQVVTSSASSAGGASGGASGTGGGGGGGGGGGGSGGGGGGSGAGTYVIQGGYMLGSASQSYSHTTRASPATVQWLLDNYETAEGVSLPRSTLYCHYLLHCQEQKLEPVNAASFGKLIRSVFMGLRTRRLGTRGNSKYHYYGLRIKASSPLLRLMEDQQHMAMRGQPFSQKQRLKPLQKMEGMTNGVAVGPQAAGLSDISAQVQQYQQFLDASRSLPDFSELDLQGKVLPEGVGPGDIKAFQVLYREHCEAIVDVMVNLQFTLVETLWKTFWRYNLSQPNEAPPLAVHDEAEKRLPKASLVLLSKFDPVLQWTKHCDNVLYQGLVEILIPDVLRPIPSALTQAIRNFAKSLESWLTHAMVNIPEEMLRVKVAAAGAFAQTLRRYTSLNHLAQAARAVLQNTAQINQMLSDLNRVDFANVQEQASWVCRCEDRVVQRLEQDFKVTLQQQNSLEQWAAWLDGVVSQVLKPYQGSAGFPKAAKLFLLKWSFYSSMVIRDLTLRSAASFGSFHLIRLLYDEYMYYLIEHRVAQAKGETPIAVMGEFANLTTSLNPLDPDKDEEEEEEEESEDELPQDISLAAGGESPALGPDALEPPAKLARTDTRGLFVQALPSS
- the RFX1 gene encoding MHC class II regulatory factor RFX1 isoform X6 — encoded protein: MRASETVSEASPGSTASQTGVPTQVVQQVQGTQQRLLVQTSVQAKPGHVSPLQLTNISVPQQALPTQRLVVQSTAPGGKGGQVSLTVHGTQQVHSPPERSPGQANSSSSKTAGAPAGAVPQQLQRSVVQATPQAPKAGPVQQLTVQGLQPVHVAQEVQQLQQVPVPHVYSSQVQYVEGGDASYTASAIRSSTYPYPETPLYTQTAGASYYEAAGTAAQVSTPATSQAVASSGSVPMYVSGSQVVTSSASSAGGASGGASGTGGGGGGGGGGGGSGGGGGGSGAGTYVIQGGYMLGSASQSYSHTTRASPATVQWLLDNYETAEGVSLPRSTLYCHYLLHCQEQKLEPVNAASFGKLIRSVFMGLRTRRLGTRGNSKYHYYGLRIKASSPLLRLMEDQQHMAMRGQPFSQKQRLKPLQKMEGMTNGVAVGPQAAGLSDISAQVQQYQQFLDASRSLPDFSELDLQGKVLPEGVGPGDIKAFQVLYREHCEAIVDVMVNLQFTLVETLWKTFWRYNLSQPNEAPPLAVHDEAEKRLPKASLVLLSKFDPVLQWTKHCDNVLYQGLVEILIPDVLRPIPSALTQAIRNFAKSLESWLTHAMVNIPEEMLRVKVAAAGAFAQTLRRYTSLNHLAQAARAVLQNTAQINQMLSDLNRVDFANVQEQASWVCRCEDRVVQRLEQDFKVTLQQQNSLEQWAAWLDGVVSQVLKPYQGSAGFPKAAKLFLLKWSFYSSMVIRDLTLRSAASFGSFHLIRLLYDEYMYYLIEHRVAQAKGETPIAVMGEFANLTTSLNPLDPDKDEEEEEEEESEDELPQDISLAAGGESPALGPDALEPPAKLARTDTRGLFVQALPSS
- the RFX1 gene encoding MHC class II regulatory factor RFX1 isoform X8, translated to MRASETVSEASPGSTASQTGVPTQVVQQVQGTQQRLLVQTSVQAKPGHVSPLQLTNISVPQQALPTQRLVVQSTAPGGKGGQVSLTVHGTQQVHSPPERSVVQATPQAPKAGPVQQLTVQGLQPVHVAQEVQQLQQVPVPHVYSSQVQYVEGGDASYTASAIRSSTYPYPETPLYTQTAGASYYEAAGTAAQVSTPATSQAVASSGSVPMYVSGSQVVTSSASSAGGASGGASGTGGGGGGGGGGGGSGGGGGGSGAGTYVIQGGYMLGSASQSYSHTTRASPATVQWLLDNYETAEGVSLPRSTLYCHYLLHCQEQKLEPVNAASFGKLIRSVFMGLRTRRLGTRGNSKYHYYGLRIKASSPLLRLMEDQQHMAMRGQPFSQKQRLKPLQKMEGMTNGVAVGPQAAGLSDISAQVQQYQQFLDASRSLPDFSELDLQGKVLPEGVGPGDIKAFQVLYREHCEAIVDVMVNLQFTLVETLWKTFWRYNLSQPNEAPPLAVHDEAEKRLPKASLVLLSKFDPVLQWTKHCDNVLYQGLVEILIPDVLRPIPSALTQAIRNFAKSLESWLTHAMVNIPEEMLRVKVAAAGAFAQTLRRYTSLNHLAQAARAVLQNTAQINQMLSDLNRVDFANVQEQASWVCRCEDRVVQRLEQDFKVTLQQQNSLEQWAAWLDGVVSQVLKPYQGSAGFPKAAKLFLLKWSFYSSMVIRDLTLRSAASFGSFHLIRLLYDEYMYYLIEHRVAQAKGETPIAVMGEFANLTTSLNPLDPDKDEEEEEEEESEDELPQDISLAAGGESPALGPDALEPPAKLARTDTRGLFVQALPSS
- the RFX1 gene encoding MHC class II regulatory factor RFX1 isoform X5, with protein sequence MRASETVSEASPGSTASQTGVPTQVVQQVQGTQQRLLVQTSVQAKPGHVSPLQLTNISVPQQALPTQRLVVQSTAPGGKGGQVSLTVHGTQQVHSPPERSPGQANSSSSKTAGAPAGAVPQQLQVCGVQQSVPVTQERSVVQATPQAPKAGPVQQLTVQGLQPVHVAQEVQQLQQVPVPHVYSSQVQYVEGGDASYTASAIRSSTYPYPETPLYTQTAGASYYEAAGTAAQVSTPATSQAVASSGSVPMYVSGSQVVTSSASSAGGASGGASGTGGGGGGGGGGGGSGGGGGGSGAGTYVIQGGYMLGSASQSYSHTTRASPATVQWLLDNYETAEGVSLPRSTLYCHYLLHCQEQKLEPVNAASFGKLIRSVFMGLRTRRLGTRGNSKYHYYGLRIKASSPLLRLMEDQQHMAMRGQPFSQKQRLKPLQKMEGMTNGVAVGPQAAGLSDISAQVQQYQQFLDASRSLPDFSELDLQGKVLPEGVGPGDIKAFQVLYREHCEAIVDVMVNLQFTLVETLWKTFWRYNLSQPNEAPPLAVHDEAEKRLPKASLVLLSKFDPVLQWTKHCDNVLYQGLVEILIPDVLRPIPSALTQAIRNFAKSLESWLTHAMVNIPEEMLRVKTLRRYTSLNHLAQAARAVLQNTAQINQMLSDLNRVDFANVQEQASWVCRCEDRVVQRLEQDFKVTLQQQNSLEQWAAWLDGVVSQVLKPYQGSAGFPKAAKLFLLKWSFYSSMVIRDLTLRSAASFGSFHLIRLLYDEYMYYLIEHRVAQAKGETPIAVMGEFANLTTSLNPLDPDKDEEEEEEEESEDELPQDISLAAGGESPALGPDALEPPAKLARTDTRGLFVQALPSS